Proteins co-encoded in one Papaver somniferum cultivar HN1 chromosome 5, ASM357369v1, whole genome shotgun sequence genomic window:
- the LOC113279812 gene encoding uncharacterized protein LOC113279812, giving the protein MIVIMKCLCKAVPPDSIEDYTAMGACTIYRYPKRFLDALMYGFNDKYMRRPSQDDTGRLLRDNAVSGFPGMLGSIDCLHWKWMACPTYRAGQHYSGHKRAPTVILEEAASFDRWFWHGYFEKPGSNNDINVLNHSDVFDNVNNGVTPRWEYEVNGHRYTEGYYLADGIYPRYKVLVASYKEATLSRKKKLLNTYQESKRKDAERALSTMKRKFAIVKNPCMYWKKSDMKSIMRGCMIMHNMVVENKNRA; this is encoded by the coding sequence ATGATTGTCATCATGAAGTGCTTGTGCAAGGCAGTTCCTCCGGATAGTATTGAAGATTATACTGCAATGGGTGCGTGTACCATCTACAGGTATCCGAAGAGGTTTCTTGATGCGCTGATGTATGGTTTTAACGACAAATACATGCGTAGGCCCTCCCAGGATGATACGGGAAGGTTGTTGAGAGATAATGCTGTGAGCGGTTTTCCTGGGATGCTAGGAAGTATTGATTGTCTCCACTGGAAATGGATGGCCTGCCCAACTTACAGGGCGGGTCAACATTATTCGGGCCATAAGAGAGCACCCACGGTCATCTTAGAGGAGGCTGCTTCTTTCGATAGATGGTTTTGGCATGGATATTTTGAAAAACCTGGGTCAAACAATGATATCAATGTTTTGAACCATTCTGATGTGTTTGACAACGTCAATAATGGTGTTACCCCCCGGTGGGAATACGAAGTAAATGGTCACAGATACACTGAAGGTTACTACTTGGCTGATGGTATATATCCAAGGTATAAAGTACTCGTGGCTTCTTACAAAGAAGCGACCCTAAGTCGAAAAAAGAAACTCCTCAACACATACCAAGAGTCAAAGAGGAAAGATGCGGAAAGAGCTTTGAGTACTATGAAACGCAAATTTGCTATTGTGAAAAATCCGTGTATGTATTGGAAAAAATCAGATATGAAATCAATAATGAGAGGATGCATGATAATGCACAACATGGTTGTGGAGAACAAGAATCGTGCATAG